CAGGCGCCAGTCCTGAAAGGCCGCATGGGCGGCCTCGACCTTGGCGATGGCCTCGGCCTCGGTCATCAGGGGATAGGTCGCGATGGTCTGGCCTGTCGCGGGATTGGTGGTGGTGATCGTGGACATGCGGGCTCCGGTTTCGGTGTCTGGCAAGGCCAACCGGGCGGGTTCGCCCAAGGTTCCTGCCCGGGCGATGACAGTCGTTTGATCCATGCCAAGGCGGCGCGCCCCGGACGGTGCCAGCATCGCGCCCTGACCACAGCCGAAGGACGCGCCCATGGACCCGACATCCGCCCTGATTTTTCCCGAGATCGCCCTGCTGATCCTGCTGGCGGCGGGGGTGGGATTTCTGGGCCTAATGCTGCGCCAGCCCTTGGTCGTGGCCTTCATCGCGGTGGGGGTGCTGGCGGGGCCGGATGCCTTGGGGCTGGTCTCCTCGACCGATTTCATCGACACGCTCAGCAAGATCTCGATCGCGGTGCTGCTGTTTCTGGTGGGGCTGAAGCTGGATGTCGGGCTGGTGCGCAGCCTGGGCCGCGTCGCGGTGGCGACCGGGCTGGGGCAGGTGGGGTTCACCGCGCTGTTCGGTTTCCTGATCTGCCTGGGGCTGGGGCTGGACCCGGTCACCGCGCTCTATGTCGCGGTGGCGCTGACCTTCTCCTCGACCATCATCATCGTCAAGCTGCTGTCCGACAAGCAGGAGATCGGCGCCCTGCACGGCCGCATCGCCCTGGGCTTCCTGATCGTGCAGGACATCTTCGTGGTGCTGGCCATGGTCACCCTGTCGGCCATCGGCGTGGGACTGGGCGATGATGCGGGGGCCTGGGGGATGTGGCGCGCGTGCTGGCGGGGGTGCGGCGATGGTGGGCGCGGTGATCCTGTTCATCCGCCACCTGGCCGATCCGTTGCTGGGCCGCATCGCCCGGTCGCCCGAGCTGATGGTCATCTTCGCGGTGGGCTGGGCCGCCAGCCTGGCCGCGCTCGGCGATGTTTTGGGCTTCGGCAAGGAGCTGGGCGGCCTGCTGGCAGGGGTGTCGCTGGCCTCGACCGAATATCGCGAGGCGATATCGTCGCGGTTGGCGGCGCTTCGCGATTTCCTGCTGCTGTTCTTCTTCATCAATTTGGGCGCGGCGCTGCCGCTGTCGACCTTGGGCGACCAGATCGGGCCGGCGCTGGTGCTGTCGCTTTTCGTGCTGATCGGCAATCCGCTGATCGTGCTGGCGATCATGGGGGCCATGGGCTATCGCCGCCGCACCGGGTTTCTGGCCGGGCTGACGGTGGCGCAGATTTCCGAATTTTCGCTGATCTTCATGGCGATGGGGGTGACGATTGGTCATGTCGGCCCGGATGCGATGGGCCTTGTGACCTTGGTCGGCTTGGTGACCATCGCACTGTCGGTCTACATGATCACCTGGTCGCACAGCCTGCTTGCGATTTGCGGGCCCTATCTGGGCATCTTCGAACGCCGCCACCCGCATCGCGAGGTCGACGACACGGCCAGCGCCCCCGATGCGGCGGCGGTGGATTTCGTGATCTTCGGCCTGGGGCGCTATGGCTGCCGGATCGGGACGCGGCTGCGCGACCGGGGCTTTCGCGTCCTGGGCGTGGATTTCGACCCCGAGGCCTTGGCCAATTGGCGCCGCATGGGGATGGAGGCGATCTATGGTGACGCGACCGATCCCGATTTCGTGGCGCATCTGGACTTGGGCGGCGTGCGGGCGGTCGTCTCGGCCGTCCCGCGCGAACGCGGCGCGCTGACCGAGGCGGACCCGCAGCTGGCCCTGCTGCACGGGCTGTCGGCGGCGGGGTATCAGGGCAAGGTCTTCCTGTCGGTGCAACAGATGGCCGATGCGGCGGATCTGATGACCCGCGGGGCCAGCGTGGTGCTGATGCCGTTCGACGACGCGGCCGATCACGCGGTCAGCCAGCTGGTCCCGGACGGGCAGGCCTGAGCCCGATCAGGCGCCGGGCCGCCACAGCCGCGCATGGCCCGCATCGGGGTCGATGACGGTGAATTCGGCCGCCATGCCCGGGGTCAGCCGACCCAGATCGGGGCGGCCGATGACGGCGGCGGGCTCGGACGTGGCCATGGCCAGCGCGCGGGCCGTCCCGCCGCCGGGCAGCGCCGCGATCAGCCCCACGGCGCGGGCCAAGGTCAGGTCGGCGCCCGCCAGCGTGCCGTCGGTTAAGGTCAACCGCCCCGCGCGGCGCAGGATGCGGCGGCCGCCCAGCTCCATCTCGGTCAGGTCGCTGCCGGCAAAGGCCATGCAGTCGCTGACCAGGAACAGCCCACGCGGCCGCGCCCGCAGCGCGACGGTCAGCGCCGCCGGATCGACATGGATGCCGTCCGCGATCAGCCCCGCCGCCGCTTCGCCCGCCAATGTCGCGCCCACGAGGCCCGGTTCGCGATGGCCCATCGGGCTCATCGCGTTGAACAGATGCGTGACGCAGCCCGCCCCCGCATCGAAACCCGCCCGTGCCTCGGACAGGGTGCAGCCGCTATGGCCCAGGCTGACCACCGCCCCCGCCGCGCGCAGGGCGGCGATGCGGTCGGGGGTCGCGGCCTCGGGGGCCACGGTCACCATCAGGCAGGGCAGGGCGCGCGCCGCCGCGCAGAGCATCGCCAGATCCTCGTTCCCCATGGGCCGGATCAGCGCCGGATCATGGGCGCCGTGGCGGCGCGGGTCCAGATGCGGCCCCTCCAGATGCAGGCCCAACAGGCCGGGCAGACCGCCCTGGACCGCGCGCAGGACGGTTTCGATGACATGGCGCGTCACCTCCGGGCGATCGGTGATCAGCGTCGGCAGGATGCCCGCCACCCCTTGCGCGCGATGCGCGGCGCAGATCGCGGCCAGGCCCGCATCGTCCATGTCCGCCCCGACCATCACCCCCGCCCCGCCATTCACCTGCAGATCCAGCAGGCCGGGCGCGATGATCGCGTCCAGATGCGCGGTGGGCGGCCCGGCCTGCGGGGCGGGGGTCAGGGCGGCCAGGCACCCGTCCTCGACGATCAGCGCCATGCCGGTCAGCAGATCGCGGCCGTCGAAGATCGCGCGGGCGGTCAGGATGTGTCGGGTGGGGGCCATCAGACGGTCTCCGTGACCTTGCGCAGATGCGGCGGCGTGTCGGGGTCGAAGCCGCGCCGCCGGGCCAGCGCCTCGACGAAGCCGTAATAGGTGGCGATCAGGACCAAGGGCGCGACCAGCGGGTGCAGCCCCTCGACCACCGGCAGGCGGGTCGCGCCCTGCGCCGCGCCGCCGGTGACGAAGACATCCGCCCCCTGCGCCGCCATGCGTTCGGCGGTGGCCAGCAGCTGCGGCAGCGCCGCGTCGCCGACCCCGAGCGCCAGGACCGGGAACTGGGCCTGCACGATGGCAGCGGGGCCGTGAAGCACCTCGGCGGCGCTGTAGGCCTCGGCATGGATGCCACAGGTCTCCTTCATCTTCAGCGACGCCTCGCAGGCGATGGCGAAGCCCGGGCCCCGCCCGAGGACGAAGGCCTGCGAGGCCCGCGCCAGCCGGTCCGACAGCGGCGACCAGTCCAAGGCCACCGCCCGGCCAAACGCGTCCGGCAGCCCGGCCGCCGCGCGCCGCAGCGCCGCGTCGTCCCGCCATTCCGCGATCAGGGCCAGCCCGGCCAGGACCGAATTGACGAAGGTCTTGGTCGCCGCCACGCTGCGTTCCTCGCCCGCGGACAAGGGCAGGCAATGGTCGGTCGCGGCGGCCATCGGGCTGTCGGCATGGTTCGTCACGGCAAAGGTCAGCGCGCCGCCGTCGCGCGCGGCGCGCATCGCCTCGACGATATCGGGGCTTTGGCCCGATTGCGATATCCCGACCGCCGCCGCCCCCGCCAGCCGCAGCGGGCGGCCATAGATCGACGCGACCGAGGGCCCGACCGAGGCCACCGGCACCCCCGCCACCAGCTCGGCCGCGTATTTCAGATAGGTCGCGGCATGGTCCGAGGATCCGCGCGCCACGGTGGCGATCAGATGCGGGTCGCGGTCGCGCAGCGCGGCACCCGCCCGGGCCAGGGGCGCGCGGGCCGCATCCAGGAACCGGGCCGCGGCCTCGGGGATCTCGGCCACTTCGCGCGCCATGTGGCTGGGGGTCATGGGGTGGTCCTTTCCGCCTCGGGGGCCAGTTTCAGTTCGACGGCGAAGTCATAGGCATCGCCACGATAGAGCGAGCGGGTGAATTCGGCCACCTGCCCCGATGCCAGATAGGACACCCGTTCGATCCGCAGCCCCGCGGCGCCGGTGGGCACCTCCAGAAGGGCCGCGTCGGGGGCGGCCAGATTGGCGGCCGAGATGCGCTGAACCGCGCGGACCGGGCGACAGCCCCGCGCCTCCAGCACGGCATAGAGCGAATGGCGGATCGCGTCAGGGTCGGGCAGCAGCCGCGCGGGCAGGGATGCGCGCTCGATCGCCAAGGGCACCCCGTCCGAGATGCGCACCCGCGCCAGCCGGGCGACGCGGTCGCGCGCGCCCAGGCCCAGGGCCATCACCTCCTCCGGGGCGGGGGCGGCCAGGGTGCGGTCCAGCCAGCGACTCTCGACCCGGCGGCCGCGGCGGGCCATGTCCTCGGTGAAGGATGTCAGCAGCGACAGCGCCTGTTCCAGCCGTTCGACCCGCGGGGCGACGATGGTGCCCGATCCGCGCCGCTGGACCAGCTGGCCCGATGCGACCAGCGCCTCGACCCCCTTGCGGATGGTGACGCGCGACAGGCCGGTCATCGCCGCCATGTCGCGTTCCGAGGGCAGGCTGTCGCCCGGCCGCAGCCGGCCCGCCGCGATCGCATCCGCGATGCGCCGATGCAGTTGCAGATAGAGCGGCCCCGCCGCCGCGTCCGAAAACGCATCCGGGGTGAACAGATCGCCCATCACCCCTCCCCTGCCGCCAAGGCCACCGCCATGGCCACTGCGCCCTCCAGCCCCGATCCGCGCGGCGGGTGCAGGGGCCACCGCCCCTCCAGCCGCCTTGCATAGGCGGGGCCCAGCCCGCCGGTCAGCACCACGGGCAGGCGCGCGCCCTGCTGCAGGATGGCGATGTCGGCATCCAGCCCCGCCACCGCCGCATCGAAGATCGCCCGCGCCGCCGGATCGTCGCCGTCCACGACGCGCGGGGCCAGGCGCGCGAAATCACCCGGGCGGGCGGTGTTGCCGAAGCCGATGATCCCCTCATGCCCGCCATGTTCATGAAGGATCGCGGCCAGCAGGGGGGTCATGGGCCGGAACCCGTCCGCAGCCCGCATCGCCGCCGCCAGCAGGGCGCGGCCCAGCACCGCGCCGCTGCCCTCGTCCCCCATCAGGAAGCCGCGCCCGCCCAGCTGGCGCAGCGCGCCCCCGCGCTGGACCGCATAGACCGACCCGGTGCCGATCGCCGCCATGATCCCGTCCCCATCCCCGAGCGCGCCGCGCGCCGCGGTGATCCCGTCATTGACCACCCGGATCCGGGAAAAGGGCAGCAGCGCCGTCAGCCGCGCCACCGCGGGCCGGATCGTGCCGCCCGCCAGCCCCAGCACGGCGGTCAGCGCCGCCGGATCCGGCGCATCCGCGACCCGGGCGAGGGCAGCGCGGGTCGCGGCCATGATGTTGGCGGCGGCGCCGTCGACATCGGTGTTGATATTGGCGGGCCCGGCCTCGGCCAGGCCCAGGATGCGGCCCGCGGCATCGGCCAACGCCGCGCGGCATCCGGTTCCCCCGCCATCGATTCCCAAGACCAGCGCCATGCGTCCTCCCTTTGCCCATGAAAATACCAAAGCAATACCATTTTGCAAGATGCCCGCGCATATCGCGCCTGATCGCCGCTAACGCACAAATCTGTTTACAAGTGGTATTGGTTTGGCATTGTTGATGCCGAGGGGAAGAATCACATGACCACAGCCCGGACCGAAGCCCTGCATCCCGACGCGGCCGATCTGCATGCCGTCCCGGCCGAGGATGCGCTGGCGCGCCTGCTGGCGGGCCAGCGGGCGGCGCTGGCCTCGGTCGAGGCGGCGGTTCCGGCGCTGGCCCGCGTGGGACGGGCGGCCGTGGGGGTGCTGGGGCGGCGGGCGGCTCGGCTATGCGGGGGCGGGCAGTTCGGGGCTGATGGCCTTGGCCGACTGCCTGGAGCTGCCGGGCACCTTCGGGATCGACCCGGCGCGGGTGCCGATGATGTTCGCGGGCGGGGCTGATGCGCTGCTGCGGATGGAGGGCGGGGTCGAGGATGACCCGGACCGCGCCCTGGCCGATCTGGACCGCGCGGGGCTGGGGCAGGGGGACATGGTGCTGGTCCTGTCGGCATCGGGGATGACGCCCTATGCGCTGGCCGTGGCGCAGGGGGCGCGGGCGCGCGGGGTAGTGGTGGCGGGCATCGCCAATGTACCGGGCGCGGCGCTGCTGGAAATGGCGGACCTGCCGGTCCTGTTGGACAGCGGGCCGGAGCTGGTGGCCGGATCGACCCGGATGGGGGCCGCGACCGCGCAGAAGGCGGCGCTGAACATGATCTCGGTCCTGGTGGGGATCGGGCTGGGCCATGTCCATCGCGGGCGGATGGTCAACCTGATCGCCGACAATGCCAAGCTGGTGGCACGCGCCACAGGCATCGTGGCCGAGATCGCGGGCGTGGGCCCCGATGCCGCGGCCCATGCGCTGGACCGGACTGGCGGGGCGGTCAAGCCCGCGATCCTGGTCGCGCGCGGCATGACGCCCGACCAGGCCCGCGCCCGGCTGGACCGGGATGGCGGCCTGCTGGGTCCCGCGATCGACGGATGAACACGGGCCCCGACCGGCCCGCAACAAGGGGAGAGAGGATGATGACGAGAACGCTGAGGATGGCGCTGCTGGCCGGGACCGCGATGTCGGGGATGGCGATGTCCGGGATGGCGGCGGCGCAGGACGTGACGCTGACCATCGAAAGCTGGCGCAACGACGACCTGATGATCTGGCAGCAGCAGATCATCCCCGCCTTCGAGGCGGCCCATCCGGGCATCCGCGTGACCTTCGCCCCCACTGCGCCCGCGGAATACAACGCCGTGCTGAATTCCAAGCTGGATGCGGGATCGGCGGGCAACCTGATCACCTGCCGGCCCTTCGACGCCTCGCTGGAGCTGTTCAACAAGGGCCAGCTGGCGGACCTGACCGACCTGCCGGCGATGGAGAACTTTTCCGACGTGGCGCGGTCGGCCTGGCAGACCGATGACGGGGCCGCGACCTTCTGCGTGCCGATGGCCTCGGTGATCCACGGATTCATCTACAACCGCACCGCCTTCGAGGAGCTGGGGCTGGAGCCGCCGCGCACGACTGACGAATTCTACGCCCTGCTGGAGGCGATCAAAGAGGACGGCACCTATATCCCCATGGCGATGGGCACCGCCGACCAGTGGGAGGCCGCCACGATGGGCTATCAGAACATCGGCCCGACCTATTGGGGCGGCGAGGAGGGGCGGCGCGCCCTGATCGCGGGCGAGCAGTCGCTGACCGACGAGGGCTGGGTCGAACCGCTGCGCCAGCTGGCGCGCTGGCGCGACTATCTGGGCGAGGGTTTCGAGGCGCAGACCTATCCCGACAGCCAGAACCTGTTCACCCTGGGCCGGGCCGCGATCTATCCCGCCGGCAGCTGGGAGATCGGCGTCTTCGGGCCCCAGATCGAGGGCGCGTTCGAGATGGGCGCCTTTCCCCCGCCGGTCGCGGCCGAGGGCGACACCTGCTTCATCAGCGACCATACCGACATTGCCCTGGGCCTGAACGCGGCATCGCCCCATGCGGATGCGGCGCGGACCTTCCTGGACTGGGTCGGATCGCCGGAATTCGCCACGCTCTATGCCAATGCGCTGCCGGGGTTCTTTTCACTGAATTCGGCGCCGGTCGAGATGGAGGACCCGCTGGCCCAGGAATTCGTGAGCTGGCGCGAGACCTGCGAGCCCACGATCCGGTCCACCTATCAGATCCTGTCGCGCGGCACGCCGAACCTGGAGAACGAGACCTGGACGGCCAGCGCCAATGTCATCACCGGGGCCGAAACCCCGGAGGACGCCGCCGCCCGCCTGCAGCAGGGGCTGGACAGCTGGTATCAGCCCCAGGAGTGACGGCCGCGCCCTGACGGGCCCGGCGGAGGCCGGGGGCGCCGCCCCCGGACCCCCCCCTTGGACCCCCCGGCGGCGCCGCACGGATGGGCAGGGCGGCCCTGCAACCCGGAAAGGATCGAGAGATGGCAGAGCGCAAGCCCTTCCGCTGGCATGTCCTGGTGTTTTTGGCACCCGCCGTGCTGGTCTATACCGCGATCATGATCGTGCCGCTGATCGGCACGCTGAACCTGTCGCTCTATGGCCGGGCGGGGGGCGAGCGGGTCTGGGTGGGGCTGCAGAATTTCGCCACGCTGTTCGGCGATCCGCGCTGGTCGGGGGCATTCTGGAACGCGCTTGGCAACAATGCCTGGTTCTTTCTGGTCCATATGCTGTTGCAGAACCCGGTGGGGATCCTGCTGGCGGCGCTGCTGTCTTCGCCGCGGCTGCGGATGGCGGCCTTCTATCGCACGGCGATCTTCATCCCCACGATCCTCAGCTTCGTGATCGTGGGCTTCGTCTGGAAGCTGATCCTGTCGCCCATCTGGGGTATCGCGCCGTCGATGCTGGACGCGGTCGGGCTGCGGAGCCTGTTTGCGCCTTGGCTGGGGCGCGAGGAATACGCGCTGACCACGCTGGCGCTGATCTCGGTCTGGCAGTTCGTGGGCATCCCGATGATGCTGATCTATGCGGCGCTGCTGTCGATCCCCGACGAGGTCATCGAGGCGGCCGAGATCGACGGCATCACCGGCTGGTCGCAGTTCTGGACGATCAAGCTGCCCCTGATCCTGCCCGCGATTGGGATCATTAGCATCCTGACCTTCGTGGGCAATTTCAATGCCTTCGACCTGATCTATGTCAGCCAGGGGGCGCTGGCGGGGCCCAATTTCGCGACCGACATCCTGGGGACGTTCCTCTATCGCACCTTCTTCGGGTTCCAGCTGCAGCTGGGCGATCCGCATATGGGGGCGACCATCGCCACGGCCATGTTCGGCATCATCCTGCTGGGGGTCTGCATCTATCTGTTCGCCATCCAGACGCGGCTGCGCCGCTATCAGTTCTGAGAGGCCCGGATGAGCGCCGCCCGCCATTCCACCGCGCGCAGCATCGCCGCCCATGCGATCCTGGCCACCTATACGCTGATCGCGCTGTTCCCGGTCTTTGTCATCGTCGTCAACAGCATGAAGTCGCGCCGGGCGATCTTTTCGGACCCGCTGGCCCTGCCCACGCGCGAGACGTTCGACCTGGTCGGATACCGTACCGTCCTGGCGCAGGGGGATTTCCTGCTCTACTTCCAGAACTCGATGATCGTGACGGTGGTCAGCCTGGTCTTCGTGCTGCTGTTTGGGGCTATGGCGGCCTTTGCGCTGTCGGAATACCGGTTCCGCGGCAACCTGCTGATGGGGCTTTACCTGGCCTTGGGGATCATGATCCCGATCCGGCTCGGGACGGTGGCGATCCTGCAGATGATGGTGGCATCGGGGCTGGTCAACACGCTGACCGCGCTGATCCTGGTCTATACCGCGCAGGGCCTGCCGCTTGCGGTGTTCATCCTGTCGGAATTCATGCGCGGCGTGTCGGACGACCTGAAGAATGCCGGGCGGATCGACGGGCTGTCAGAATACACGATCTTCTTTCGGTTGGTCCTGCCGCTGGTGCGGCCCGCCATGGCCACGGTCGCGGTCTTTACCATGATCCCGATCTGGAACGACCTGTGGTTCCCGCTGATCCTGGCCCCGTCCGAGGCGACCAAGACCATCACCTTGGGCAGCCAGGTCTTCATCGGCCAGTTCGTCACCAACTGGAACGCCGTCCTGGCCGCGCTGGCCATGGCGATCGTGCCGGTGCTGGTCCTCTATCTCATCTTCTCGCGGCAGCTGATCCGCGGGATCACCGCAGGGGCCGTCAAATGATCCGCGTTCTTGTCGCAGGCCTGGGCAACATGGGCGTCAGCCATGCCCTGGCCTATCACGCCGATCCCGCATTCCGGATCGTGGGGCTGGTCAATCGCAGCCGACCGGACCTGCCCGAGGCGCTGCGGGGCTATCCGCTGTCGCAGGAGTTTGCCGAGGCGCTGGACCGGCTGCGCCCGGACCTGGTGTCGATCGCCACCTATTCCGACAGCCATGCCGAATTCGCGGTGGCGGCGATGCGGGCCGGCGCCCATGTCTTCGTCGAAAAGCCCCTGGCCACCACGCTGGAGGATGCCCGCCGCGTCGTCGCCTGCGCTCGGCAGACGGGGCGCAAGCTGGTCGTGGGCTATATCCTGCGCCACCATCCCAGCTGGCAGCGCCTGATCGCCGAGGCGCGCGCCATGGGCGGGCCCTATGTGTTCCGCCTGAACCTGAACCAGCAGTCCAGCGGCCCCACCTGGGCGGTCCACAAGGCGCTGATGCAGACCACGCCGCCCATCGTCGATTGCGGCGTCCATTACGTCGACGTCATGTGCCAGATCACCGATGCCGCCCCGGTCGAGGTGCGCGGCATGGGCCTGCGCCTGTCCCAGGAGATCGCCCCCGACATGTATAATTACGGCCATTTCCAGGTGCTGTTCGATGACGGATCGCTTGGCTGGTACGAGGCGGGATGGGGGCCAATGATGTCGGACACGGCCTTCTTCGTGAAGGATGTCGTCACCCCCCAAGGCGCGGTGTCGATCCGCATGGCCGAGGATGCGCGCTCGGACGATATCGACACGCATACGCGGACATCGACCCTGCGCCTGCACCGGGTCGGCGCGGGCGCGCGCGACATCAGCATGGCGGGCGAGCCGGGGCACCAGCAGCTCTGCGATGCGCAGGCGGGTTTCGTGTCGCGCGCCATCGCGGACGATCTGGACCTGGACCGGCACATGACGGATGCGCTGCGGTCGCTGGCGGTGTGTCTGGCCGCCGATGACAGCGTGCGTCGCGGCATCCCGATCCGATTGCAGGGGGAGGCATAGCCATGGGTGCGCTGACGCTCAGCGGGGTCACCAAGTCCTTCGGGCGGACCGATGTCATCAAGGGCGTCGATCTGGAGGTCGCGGATGGCGAATTCTGCGTCTTCGTCGGCCCGTCGGGCTGCGGGAAATCGACCCTGCTGCGGATGATCGCGGGGCTGGAGGATGTGACCGCGGGCGATGTCGCCATCGACGGGCGGCGGGTCAACGACCTGGCGCCCGCGCGGCGGCGGATCGCGATGGTGTTCCAGTCCTACGCGCTCTATCCGCATCTGACGGTGCGCGACAACATGGGCCTGGCCCTGCGCCAGGCGGGCGAGCCGCGCGACCGCATCCGCCAGGCGGTGGACAAGGCGGCGGGGATGCTGGCGCTCGGGCCGCTGCTGGACCGGCGCCCGGCCGAGCTGTCGGGCGGCCAGCGCCAGCGGGTGGCCATCGGGCGCGCCATCGTGCGCACCCCGCGGCTGTTCCTGTTCGACGAACCGCTGTCGAACCTGGACGCGGCCCTGCGCGTCGCCACCCGGATCGAGATCGCGCGCCTGCATCGCGACCTGGGCGCGACGATGATCTATGTCACCCATGACCAGGTCGAGGCGATGACCCTGGCCGACAAGATCGTCGTGCTGCGCGGCGGGCGGGTGGAACAGGTGGGTGCGCCCATGGATCTCTACAACGATCCCGACAACACCTTCGTGGCCGGGTTCATCGGCAGCCCGCAGATGAATTTCCTGGCCGCCGGTCCCTTGGGGCTGCGCAGCGCGCAGGTGGGCATCCGGCCCGAACATCTGACGATATCCGCGGATGCGGGCCCCATCACGGGCCGCATCAGCCATGTCGAGAAGCTGGGCGGTGAAACGCTGGTCTATGTCGCGACCCCCGATCACGGCTTGCTGACGGTGCGGCGGTTCGGCGAACACGACCATCAGGTGGACGCCCCGGTGCGGCTGACCCCCGATGCCGACCGGGCCTTCCATTTCGACGCGGATGGCCGCCGGCTGCGCGGGTGACCGGCCTCAGGCGCGGTGGGCCAAGCCGCGCGCGGCCAGGTTGCGCATCAGGGCCGACGCGCCGAAGGTCCATTCCGGGCAGCGATCCGACCGATCGACCCGGTTCACCAACCGGCCGAGCCGCGGCGAGGCGATCTGGACCAGATCGCCCAGCTCATGCGTGAAGCCCTGGCCCGGGCCGCGGCGGTCCTTGACCGGGGCGAACATCGTGCCCAGAAACAGCACCGCCCCGTCGGGATATTGATGCGACGGGTTCAGCAGCTGCGCGGCCAGATCGGCGGGGGTGCGGCTG
The Paracoccus aestuarii genome window above contains:
- a CDS encoding ABC transporter ATP-binding protein, with amino-acid sequence MGALTLSGVTKSFGRTDVIKGVDLEVADGEFCVFVGPSGCGKSTLLRMIAGLEDVTAGDVAIDGRRVNDLAPARRRIAMVFQSYALYPHLTVRDNMGLALRQAGEPRDRIRQAVDKAAGMLALGPLLDRRPAELSGGQRQRVAIGRAIVRTPRLFLFDEPLSNLDAALRVATRIEIARLHRDLGATMIYVTHDQVEAMTLADKIVVLRGGRVEQVGAPMDLYNDPDNTFVAGFIGSPQMNFLAAGPLGLRSAQVGIRPEHLTISADAGPITGRISHVEKLGGETLVYVATPDHGLLTVRRFGEHDHQVDAPVRLTPDADRAFHFDADGRRLRG